One Citrobacter amalonaticus genomic window carries:
- the pptA gene encoding tautomerase PptA has translation MPHVDIKCFPRDLNDEQKAALADDITEVIIRHLKSKERSVSVALTEVPEDKWQGVWDSEIEPQMDVLIKKPGYSM, from the coding sequence ATGCCACACGTTGATATTAAATGTTTTCCGCGCGACCTGAATGATGAACAAAAAGCGGCGCTGGCCGATGATATTACTGAGGTGATCATCCGTCATCTGAAAAGTAAGGAACGCTCGGTGAGCGTGGCGCTGACTGAAGTTCCGGAGGATAAGTGGCAGGGCGTCTGGGATAGCGAGATTGAACCGCAGATGGACGTGCTGATTAAAAAGCCAGGCTACAGCATGTAA
- a CDS encoding LacI family DNA-binding transcriptional regulator, translating into MKSTKPPRAPTLEDVARSAGLSPMTVSRALNTPQLVRPKTVEKVMQAVRTTGYIPNALAGGLASRRSKLIAIVVPQINNNMFVDTIQSLSDELARRGYHILLCVAGYTEQTEAELVATLLSRRPDGVVLTGIHHTSELKKVILNAAIPVVEIWDLTPTPLDMLVGFSHEKVGQATGEYLLRKGYRRPGLLWTADRRAGQRKQGLCSVLAHHEIHDVPQVDVPLPASLSLGRSGLSQLFSEGEFDVIVCSSDTLAQGAMMEAESRGLRIPQDLAVIGFGDLDFAASNRPSITTVSVDRRAIGQRAATLLANRIEQTAVEEAIIDIGFHLIERESA; encoded by the coding sequence GTGAAGAGCACTAAACCACCTCGCGCGCCGACGCTGGAAGATGTTGCCCGCAGTGCCGGACTGTCACCCATGACGGTGAGTCGGGCGCTGAATACGCCACAGCTAGTGCGCCCCAAAACGGTTGAGAAAGTGATGCAGGCGGTGCGGACGACCGGCTATATCCCCAACGCGCTGGCGGGGGGGCTGGCGTCACGGCGCAGTAAATTGATTGCTATTGTGGTGCCGCAGATCAACAACAACATGTTCGTCGATACGATCCAGTCGCTGAGCGATGAACTGGCAAGGCGCGGCTATCATATTCTCCTGTGCGTGGCGGGGTATACCGAACAGACGGAAGCGGAACTTGTCGCCACGCTGCTTTCGCGGCGTCCCGATGGCGTGGTGCTAACCGGCATTCACCACACCAGCGAACTGAAAAAAGTGATTCTGAATGCGGCCATTCCAGTCGTGGAAATCTGGGATCTCACCCCCACGCCACTCGACATGCTGGTCGGTTTTTCCCATGAAAAAGTCGGGCAGGCCACCGGCGAATATCTGTTGCGTAAAGGGTATCGTCGACCCGGTTTGTTGTGGACGGCCGATCGCCGTGCCGGTCAGCGTAAGCAGGGGTTGTGCAGCGTTCTGGCGCATCATGAAATTCATGATGTGCCGCAGGTGGATGTGCCGCTCCCGGCGTCGCTGTCGCTGGGCCGCAGTGGACTTTCGCAACTCTTCAGTGAAGGGGAATTTGACGTGATTGTCTGCAGTTCTGATACCCTGGCGCAGGGCGCAATGATGGAAGCGGAAAGCCGTGGATTACGTATTCCGCAGGATTTGGCCGTCATCGGTTTTGGCGACCTCGATTTTGCCGCCAGCAATCGCCCGTCGATCACCACCGTCAGCGTCGACCGCCGCGCCATTGGTCAGCGAGCCGCCACGCTGCTGGCGAATCGCATTGAACAGACGGCAGTGGAAGAGGCCATTATCGATATCGGGTTTCACCTGATTGAGCGGGAATCCGCATAA
- a CDS encoding L-talarate/galactarate dehydratase — protein MSLSANSDAVTYAKAANARTAAETGDRIEWVKLSLAFLPLATPVSDAKVLTGRQKPLTEVAIIIAEIRSRDGFEGVGFSYSKRAGGQGIYAHAKEIADNLLGEDPNDIDKIYTKLLWAGASVGRSGMAVQAISPIDIALWDMKAKRAGLPLAKLLGAHRDSVQCYNTSGGFLHTPLDQVLKNVVISRENGIGGIKLKVGQPNCAEDIRRLTAVREALGDDFPLMVDANQQWDRETAIRMGRKMEQFNLIWIEEPLDAYDVEGHAQLAAALDTPIATGEMLTSFREHEQLILGNASDFVQPDAPRVGGISPFLKIMDLAAKHGRKLAPHFAMEVHLHLSAAYPLEPWLEHFEWLNPLFNEQLELRDGRMWVSDRHGLGFTLSEQARRWTQLSCEFGKRP, from the coding sequence ATGTCTTTAAGTGCGAATTCTGACGCCGTAACCTATGCCAAAGCGGCCAATGCCAGAACGGCAGCGGAAACCGGCGATCGTATCGAATGGGTGAAGCTGTCACTGGCATTTCTGCCGCTGGCAACCCCGGTGAGTGACGCCAAAGTGTTGACCGGTCGCCAGAAACCGTTGACCGAGGTGGCGATTATCATTGCGGAGATCCGCAGCCGCGATGGATTTGAAGGCGTCGGCTTCAGCTATTCAAAACGCGCCGGTGGTCAGGGTATTTACGCTCATGCCAAAGAGATCGCCGACAACCTGCTGGGTGAAGACCCGAATGATATCGACAAAATCTACACCAAGCTGCTGTGGGCTGGCGCATCCGTTGGTCGCAGCGGAATGGCGGTACAGGCCATCTCCCCTATCGACATCGCCCTCTGGGACATGAAGGCCAAACGCGCTGGCCTGCCGTTGGCAAAACTGCTGGGCGCGCACCGGGATTCCGTGCAATGCTACAACACCTCCGGCGGCTTCCTGCACACGCCACTCGATCAGGTGCTGAAGAATGTGGTGATTTCGCGTGAAAACGGTATTGGCGGGATCAAACTGAAAGTCGGACAGCCCAACTGTGCCGAGGATATCCGCCGTTTAACCGCCGTTCGCGAGGCGTTGGGTGATGACTTCCCGTTAATGGTCGATGCCAACCAGCAGTGGGATCGCGAAACGGCGATCCGCATGGGGCGCAAAATGGAGCAATTTAACCTCATCTGGATTGAAGAACCGCTTGACGCCTATGATGTTGAAGGTCACGCCCAGCTTGCCGCCGCGCTGGATACCCCCATCGCCACCGGTGAAATGTTGACCAGCTTCCGCGAGCATGAACAGTTGATTCTGGGGAACGCCAGCGACTTCGTCCAGCCAGACGCCCCGCGCGTGGGCGGTATCTCACCGTTCCTGAAAATTATGGATCTGGCCGCCAAACACGGACGTAAGCTGGCGCCGCACTTTGCCATGGAAGTTCACCTGCATCTGTCCGCCGCCTATCCGCTGGAGCCGTGGCTGGAGCATTTCGAATGGCTGAACCCGTTGTTTAATGAACAGCTTGAATTGCGCGACGGACGCATGTGGGTCTCCGATCGTCACGGTCTGGGCTTCACCCTGAGCGAACAGGCGCGCCGCTGGACGCAGTTAAGTTGCGAATTTGGCAAACGCCCCTGA
- a CDS encoding MFS transporter: MNTMIKRTKVRYSILIFLFLATVFNYADRATLSVVAPIMSKELGFDPEAMGLAFSSFGIAYVIMQLPGGWLLDRYGSRLVYGCALIGWSLVTMFQGTIYLYASPLIVLIILRLLMGAIEAPAFPANSRLSVQWFPNNERGFVTSVYQAAQYISLGIITPLMTIILHNLSWHFVFYYIGAIGVILGVFWLIKVKDPMHHPKVNQQEIDYIREGGGEPTLGSKKEPQKVSFAQIKSVCVNRMMIGVYIGQFCVTSITWFFLTWFPTYLYQAKGMSILKVGFVASIPAIAGFIGGLLGGVFSDWLLKRGYSLTIARKLPVICGMLLSCVIVIANYTSSEFVVIAAMSLAFFAKGFGNLGWCVLSDTSPKEVLGIAGGVFNMCGNMASIITPLVIGVILANTQSFDFAILYVGSMGLIGLISYLFIVGPLDRITLTPSAA, translated from the coding sequence ATGAACACAATGATAAAACGCACTAAAGTGCGTTACAGCATCCTTATATTTTTATTTCTTGCCACTGTATTTAATTATGCCGACCGGGCAACATTATCCGTCGTCGCGCCGATTATGAGTAAAGAATTAGGCTTTGACCCGGAAGCCATGGGGCTGGCTTTTTCTTCTTTTGGTATTGCGTATGTGATCATGCAATTACCCGGCGGTTGGTTATTAGATCGCTACGGTTCGCGCCTGGTTTACGGCTGCGCGCTGATCGGCTGGTCGTTGGTGACCATGTTTCAGGGCACCATCTATCTGTATGCCAGCCCGTTGATCGTACTGATTATTCTGCGTTTATTGATGGGCGCAATCGAGGCTCCCGCCTTCCCGGCAAACAGTCGCTTAAGCGTACAATGGTTTCCGAATAATGAACGGGGTTTTGTCACCTCGGTTTATCAGGCGGCGCAATATATCTCGCTGGGAATTATTACCCCACTGATGACCATTATTTTGCATAACTTGAGCTGGCATTTTGTCTTTTATTACATCGGTGCCATTGGCGTTATTCTCGGTGTCTTCTGGTTAATTAAAGTCAAAGATCCGATGCACCATCCCAAAGTGAATCAACAGGAAATTGACTATATTCGCGAGGGTGGCGGTGAACCGACGCTGGGCAGTAAAAAAGAGCCGCAAAAGGTCTCGTTCGCGCAGATCAAAAGCGTCTGCGTCAACCGGATGATGATCGGTGTCTACATCGGGCAGTTCTGCGTCACCTCTATCACCTGGTTCTTCCTGACCTGGTTCCCGACCTACCTGTACCAGGCCAAAGGGATGTCGATTCTGAAAGTGGGCTTTGTCGCCAGTATTCCGGCGATTGCCGGATTTATTGGCGGCCTGCTCGGCGGCGTCTTCTCCGACTGGTTGCTCAAGCGCGGCTACAGCCTCACCATCGCGCGTAAACTGCCGGTAATTTGCGGCATGCTGCTCTCCTGTGTGATCGTTATTGCTAACTACACCTCTTCGGAGTTCGTGGTGATTGCCGCGATGAGCCTGGCCTTTTTCGCCAAAGGATTTGGCAACCTTGGTTGGTGCGTCCTCAGCGATACATCGCCGAAAGAGGTGCTGGGCATTGCGGGCGGCGTCTTCAATATGTGCGGCAACATGGCAAGTATCATCACCCCGCTGGTGATCGGCGTGATTCTGGCCAATACCCAGTCGTTTGACTTCGCCATTCTGTACGTCGGCTCAATGGGCCTCATTGGCCTTATTTCCTACCTGTTTATTGTTGGACCGTTGGATCGCATTACGCTAACCCCGTCTGCTGCCTGA
- a CDS encoding glutathione S-transferase family protein, protein MIKVYGAPGWGSAISELMLTLADIPYRFVDVSGFNSEGPQRDLLQKINPLCQVPTLTLENGEVMTETAAIALMILDRRPDLAPPVGRTERQQFQRLLIWLVANIYPTFTYADYPERWVPDAPAQLKKNGIEYRKSLYLWLNDQLSAEPYAFGEQLTLLDCYLCVMRTWGPGHDWFQDNTPNISAIADAVCQRAELRQVLKNNEII, encoded by the coding sequence ATGATTAAGGTTTATGGGGCACCAGGGTGGGGGTCAGCAATCAGCGAATTAATGCTTACGCTGGCGGATATTCCGTATCGTTTTGTTGATGTCAGCGGTTTTAACAGCGAAGGGCCGCAGCGCGACCTGCTGCAAAAAATCAATCCGCTGTGTCAGGTGCCGACGCTGACGCTTGAAAATGGCGAGGTGATGACCGAAACGGCGGCTATTGCGCTGATGATACTCGATCGTCGCCCCGATCTGGCGCCGCCCGTCGGACGTACTGAGCGTCAGCAGTTTCAGCGTCTGCTGATCTGGCTGGTGGCCAATATCTATCCGACATTTACGTATGCCGACTATCCGGAACGCTGGGTTCCTGATGCGCCCGCACAGTTGAAAAAGAACGGTATTGAATACCGTAAATCACTCTATCTCTGGCTCAACGATCAACTCAGCGCGGAACCGTATGCCTTCGGCGAACAGTTGACGCTGCTCGACTGCTATCTGTGCGTGATGCGCACCTGGGGGCCGGGGCATGACTGGTTTCAGGATAATACGCCGAATATCAGCGCGATAGCGGATGCTGTGTGTCAGCGGGCAGAATTACGTCAGGTACTGAAAAACAATGAGATCATCTGA
- a CDS encoding methyl-accepting chemotaxis protein, with protein MRSNIPVTQKEYLLNEKTTLLSTTNTQSHITYANSAFIDASGFGENQLMGEPHNIIRHPDMPPAAFADMWFTLQQGDSWTGMVKNRRHNGDHYWVRANVTPVWHNEQLTGYISVRTVPARQEIEQSEQLYQKINNNNFKGHRLFKGIIIRRGVLACLSAFKWLSIRQRVNYAIGISLLIALGIIFLAIHPLIQAGAFTLLFLLLAIYLKYQICHPVKQILAQMQKVVAGRKPDSIHLNRVDELGMMMRLVNQAGLNLNSLVDDVSTQIAGIQEISKRVSQEGTALHKRSEETSANLQQTAAAIEEIGSAVQQTADTAAQTMTMADRTSANASEGGDFMKQTIGMMQSISRDNGQIVDIIGVIDSIAFQTNILALNAAVEAARAGESGRGFAVVAAEVRNLAQHSASAAKEITSLIEKNVANVNAGVSMVEQTETHLTGMIDDVFQMSTMIKEIGLATREQTQALELINDSISRIGTMTDNNATMVESVRDAAGNLSRRSSRLQQAVRVFGTSA; from the coding sequence ATGAGAAGTAACATTCCCGTTACACAGAAAGAGTATTTACTTAACGAGAAAACGACGCTGTTATCGACAACGAATACGCAAAGCCATATTACCTATGCGAATTCCGCGTTTATCGACGCCAGCGGATTTGGCGAAAATCAACTGATGGGCGAGCCGCACAATATCATCCGTCACCCGGATATGCCGCCTGCCGCATTTGCCGATATGTGGTTTACCCTGCAACAAGGCGACAGCTGGACCGGTATGGTCAAGAACCGCCGTCACAACGGCGATCATTACTGGGTTCGCGCCAACGTCACCCCCGTCTGGCATAACGAACAATTAACCGGATACATCTCGGTACGCACCGTTCCCGCGCGTCAGGAAATTGAGCAAAGCGAGCAGCTTTATCAAAAGATAAATAATAACAATTTCAAGGGTCATCGTTTATTTAAGGGAATTATTATCCGTCGTGGCGTGCTGGCCTGTTTGTCAGCATTTAAATGGTTATCCATCCGTCAACGTGTCAATTATGCTATCGGTATCAGTTTGCTTATCGCGTTGGGTATTATTTTCTTAGCCATTCATCCGCTTATTCAGGCAGGCGCATTTACCCTCTTGTTTTTGCTGCTGGCTATTTACCTTAAGTATCAAATTTGTCATCCGGTTAAACAGATCCTGGCCCAGATGCAGAAAGTGGTCGCCGGACGAAAACCTGACAGCATTCATTTAAACCGTGTCGATGAACTGGGGATGATGATGCGTCTGGTTAATCAGGCCGGATTAAATCTGAATTCCCTGGTGGATGATGTGAGTACCCAAATTGCCGGGATTCAGGAAATCAGCAAGCGCGTCAGTCAGGAAGGCACCGCGCTGCATAAGCGTTCCGAAGAGACCTCGGCCAACCTGCAACAAACCGCGGCAGCCATCGAAGAGATTGGCAGCGCAGTACAACAAACGGCGGATACCGCCGCTCAAACCATGACGATGGCCGACAGAACCAGCGCTAACGCCAGCGAAGGGGGCGATTTTATGAAGCAGACGATCGGCATGATGCAGTCGATTTCCCGCGACAACGGGCAGATCGTCGACATCATCGGCGTGATCGACAGTATTGCTTTCCAGACCAATATCCTTGCGCTTAACGCAGCGGTCGAAGCCGCGCGCGCCGGTGAGTCCGGGCGCGGGTTTGCGGTCGTTGCCGCCGAAGTACGAAATCTTGCACAGCACTCCGCGTCGGCTGCCAAAGAGATTACCTCGCTGATTGAGAAGAACGTCGCCAACGTCAATGCCGGGGTGAGTATGGTTGAGCAAACGGAAACCCATCTGACCGGGATGATCGACGACGTGTTCCAGATGTCGACAATGATTAAAGAAATTGGCCTTGCGACGCGTGAACAGACGCAGGCGCTGGAACTGATTAACGATTCGATCTCCCGCATCGGCACCATGACCGATAACAACGCCACGATGGTGGAAAGCGTCAGAGATGCCGCCGGCAATCTTTCCAGGCGCTCCTCACGCCTGCAACAGGCGGTGCGTGTCTTCGGCACCTCCGCCTGA
- the ansP gene encoding L-asparagine permease produces MNTQETTVSEQHAAKRRWLNAHEEGYHKAMGNRQVQMIAIGGAIGTGLFLGAGARLQMAGPALALVYLVCGIFSFFILRALGELVLHRPSSGSFVSYAREFLGEKAAYVAGWMYFINWAMTGIVDITAVALYMHYWGAFGDVPQWVFALGALAIVGTMNMIGVKWFAEMEFWFALVKVLAIVLFLVVGTIFLGSGKPLDGNATGFHLITDNGGFFPHGLLPALVLVQGVVFAFASIELVGTAAGECKDPQTMVPKAINSVIWRIGLFYVGSVVLLVLLLPWNAYQAGQSPFVTFFSKLGVPYIGSIMNIVVLTAALSSLNSGLYCTGRILRSMAMGGSAPTFMSKMSRQHVPYAGILATLAVYIVGVFLNYLVPSQVFEIVLNFASLGIIASWGFIVVCQLRLRQAIKEGKAADVSFKLPGAPFTSWLTLLFLVSVLVLMAFDYPNGTWTIASLPLIAILLVAGWYGVRKRVAEIHRTAP; encoded by the coding sequence ATGAATACACAAGAAACAACGGTGTCGGAGCAGCACGCGGCGAAACGACGCTGGTTGAATGCCCATGAAGAGGGGTATCACAAAGCCATGGGCAACCGTCAGGTCCAGATGATCGCCATCGGCGGCGCCATTGGGACCGGGTTATTTTTGGGGGCCGGTGCTCGTCTGCAGATGGCGGGTCCGGCGCTGGCGCTGGTCTATCTGGTCTGCGGGATCTTCTCGTTCTTTATTTTGCGCGCCTTGGGTGAACTGGTTTTACACCGCCCTTCCAGCGGCAGCTTCGTGTCGTACGCCCGTGAATTTCTCGGTGAGAAAGCCGCCTACGTCGCGGGATGGATGTACTTCATCAACTGGGCAATGACGGGTATTGTCGATATCACTGCTGTCGCGCTGTATATGCACTACTGGGGCGCGTTTGGCGACGTTCCGCAATGGGTCTTTGCCCTCGGCGCGCTGGCGATTGTTGGCACCATGAACATGATTGGCGTGAAGTGGTTTGCGGAGATGGAATTCTGGTTCGCACTGGTCAAAGTGCTGGCCATTGTTCTCTTTCTGGTGGTCGGCACGATATTCCTCGGCTCGGGTAAACCGCTGGACGGTAACGCCACAGGTTTTCATCTGATTACGGATAACGGCGGATTCTTCCCCCACGGCCTGCTGCCAGCGCTGGTGTTGGTGCAAGGGGTGGTCTTTGCTTTTGCGTCTATCGAACTGGTGGGAACCGCCGCTGGCGAGTGTAAAGATCCGCAGACGATGGTGCCGAAAGCCATCAACAGCGTGATCTGGCGTATCGGCTTGTTCTACGTCGGTTCGGTGGTACTGCTGGTTCTGCTGTTGCCATGGAACGCCTATCAGGCGGGGCAAAGCCCATTTGTCACCTTCTTTTCAAAACTTGGCGTGCCTTACATTGGCAGCATCATGAACATCGTTGTGCTAACCGCCGCCCTCTCGAGCCTGAACTCCGGCCTCTATTGTACCGGGCGTATTTTGCGTTCGATGGCAATGGGCGGTTCTGCGCCAACATTCATGAGTAAGATGAGCCGTCAGCATGTGCCCTACGCGGGAATTCTGGCGACGCTGGCGGTGTACATTGTCGGGGTTTTTCTCAACTATCTGGTGCCGTCGCAGGTCTTCGAAATCGTGCTGAACTTTGCGTCACTGGGGATCATCGCCTCATGGGGCTTTATCGTGGTCTGCCAGCTGCGTCTGCGTCAGGCGATCAAAGAAGGGAAAGCCGCCGATGTCAGCTTCAAACTGCCTGGTGCGCCGTTTACCTCGTGGTTAACGCTACTGTTCCTGGTGAGCGTACTGGTGCTGATGGCATTCGATTATCCGAACGGGACCTGGACCATTGCTTCCCTGCCGCTGATTGCCATCCTGCTGGTCGCTGGCTGGTATGGCGTGCGTAAACGCGTGGCGGAAATACACCGGACTGCGCCATAA
- a CDS encoding YncE family protein, with protein sequence MHFRHLFSPRLRGSLLLGSLLVASSFSAQAAEEMLRKGVGKGAYEMAYSQQENALWLATSQSRKLDKGGIVYRLDPVTLEVTQAIHNDLKPFGATINNATQTLWFGNTVNSAVTAIDAKTSEVKGRLVLDARKRSEDVRPLQPRELVADEATNTVYISGLGKESVIWVVDGEKIALKETIQNTGKMSTGLAIDSQAKRLYTTNADGEFITIDTASNKIRSRKKLLDDGKEHFFINLSLDTAGHRAFVTDSKAAEVLVVDTRNGNVLAKVAAPESLAVLFNPTRNEAYVTHRQAGKVSVIDAKSYKVVKTFDTPTFPNSLALSADGKTLYVSVKQKSTREKEATEPDDVIRIAL encoded by the coding sequence ATGCATTTTCGTCATCTATTCTCGCCGCGCCTGCGGGGGTCATTGCTGTTAGGTTCACTGCTGGTTGCTTCTTCATTCAGCGCTCAGGCTGCAGAAGAAATGCTGCGTAAAGGCGTGGGCAAAGGCGCCTACGAAATGGCCTACAGCCAGCAGGAAAACGCGCTGTGGCTGGCTACCTCGCAGAGCCGCAAGCTGGACAAGGGCGGTATCGTCTATCGTCTTGATCCGGTGACGCTGGAAGTCACGCAAGCTATCCACAACGATCTCAAACCGTTTGGTGCCACCATCAACAATGCGACCCAGACGCTGTGGTTCGGCAACACGGTCAACAGTGCGGTGACGGCTATTGATGCGAAAACGAGTGAAGTGAAAGGGCGACTGGTTCTCGATGCCCGTAAGCGCTCAGAAGATGTGCGTCCGCTACAGCCGCGTGAACTGGTTGCCGATGAAGCGACCAATACGGTCTATATCAGCGGTCTCGGCAAAGAGAGCGTGATCTGGGTGGTGGATGGCGAAAAAATAGCGCTGAAAGAAACAATCCAGAATACCGGTAAGATGAGCACGGGTCTGGCGATCGACAGCCAGGCGAAACGGCTGTACACCACCAATGCCGATGGTGAATTCATTACCATCGATACCGCCAGCAACAAAATCCGCAGTCGTAAAAAACTGCTGGATGATGGCAAAGAACACTTCTTCATCAACCTGAGCCTTGATACGGCAGGCCATCGCGCATTTGTAACCGACTCAAAAGCGGCTGAAGTGTTGGTCGTCGATACCCGTAACGGCAACGTGCTGGCGAAAGTCGCGGCGCCGGAGTCGCTGGCCGTTCTGTTCAACCCAACGCGTAACGAAGCCTACGTCACGCACCGTCAGGCGGGTAAAGTGAGCGTGATTGACGCGAAGAGCTACAAAGTGGTGAAAACGTTTGATACACCGACCTTCCCGAACAGCCTGGCGCTGTCAGCCGATGGCAAAACGCTGTACGTAAGCGTGAAGCAAAAATCCACGCGTGAGAAAGAAGCGACTGAACCGGATGATGTGATTCGCATCGCCCTGTAA
- the pqqU gene encoding TonB-dependent receptor PqqU, translating into MKIISARHTAVPALFLPLVFSSPVLADEASDAQTMIVSASPQAISELDTPAAVSVVDGDEIRLAAPRINLSESLTRVPGLQVQNRQNYAQDLQISMRGFGSRSTYGIRGIRLYVDGIPATMPDGQGQTSNIDLSSVQNVEVLRGPFSALYGNASGGVMNVTTQTGQQPPTIEASSYYGSFGSWRYGLKATGAMGDGTQAGDVDYTVSTTRFTTHGYRDRSGAQKNLANAKLGVRIDDASKLSLIFNSVDIKADDPGGLTEAEWRADPQQSPRAEQYNTRKTIKQTQAGLRYERQLSAQDDMSVMMYAGERETTQYQSIPMAPQLRPSHAGGVIALQRHYQGIDSRWTHRGELGVPVTFTTGLNYENMSENRKGYNNYRLNNGVPEYGQKGDLRRDERNLMWNVDPYLQTQWQLTDKLSLDAGVRYSSVWFDSNDHYVTPGNGDDSGEASYHQWLPAGSLKYALTEAWNLYLAAGRGFETPTINELSYRADGQSGMNFDLKPSTNDTVEIGSKTRIGDGLLTAALFQTDTDDELVVDSSSGGRTTYKNAGKTRRQGAELAWDQRIAGNWRFNASWTWLDATYRSNVCNDQNCSGNRMPGIARNMGFASLGYVPDEGWYAGADARYMGDIMADDENTAKAPSYTVVGLNTGYKFNLSSLTVDVFGRVDNLFDKEYVGSVIVNESNGRYYEPAPGRNYGVGVNLAWRFE; encoded by the coding sequence ATGAAGATTATTTCCGCACGACATACCGCAGTTCCCGCACTTTTTCTCCCGCTCGTCTTTTCATCGCCAGTTCTGGCAGATGAGGCTAGCGATGCCCAAACCATGATCGTCAGCGCTTCGCCCCAGGCAATATCAGAGCTGGATACCCCGGCAGCCGTCAGCGTCGTCGACGGCGATGAGATTCGCCTGGCCGCGCCGCGCATCAACCTGTCGGAATCGCTGACCCGCGTGCCGGGACTACAGGTACAAAACCGGCAAAACTATGCGCAGGATCTGCAGATTTCGATGCGCGGATTCGGCTCCCGATCCACCTATGGGATCCGCGGTATCCGTCTGTATGTTGACGGGATTCCGGCGACGATGCCGGACGGTCAGGGGCAGACATCGAACATCGATCTCAGCAGCGTGCAGAACGTTGAAGTGCTGCGCGGACCCTTCTCTGCGCTATACGGTAATGCTTCCGGCGGAGTGATGAATGTCACTACCCAAACCGGTCAGCAGCCGCCGACGATAGAAGCGAGCAGCTATTACGGCAGTTTCGGGAGCTGGCGTTATGGGCTGAAAGCCACGGGCGCGATGGGTGATGGCACTCAGGCGGGCGACGTGGATTACACGGTCTCCACTACCCGTTTCACCACCCACGGTTATCGCGATCGCAGCGGCGCGCAAAAAAATCTGGCCAACGCAAAACTGGGCGTACGTATCGATGACGCCAGCAAGCTGAGTCTGATTTTCAATAGCGTCGATATTAAAGCCGACGATCCGGGGGGGCTGACTGAAGCGGAATGGCGGGCGGATCCCCAACAATCCCCCCGCGCTGAACAATACAACACGCGCAAAACCATCAAACAGACCCAGGCCGGATTACGTTATGAGCGTCAGCTCAGCGCGCAGGATGACATGAGCGTCATGATGTACGCCGGAGAACGCGAAACCACGCAGTATCAGTCGATCCCTATGGCGCCACAGCTTCGCCCCTCTCATGCGGGCGGCGTGATCGCTTTGCAGCGTCATTACCAGGGTATCGACAGTCGCTGGACGCATCGCGGGGAACTGGGCGTCCCCGTGACCTTCACCACCGGTTTGAACTACGAGAACATGAGTGAAAACCGTAAAGGCTATAACAACTATCGACTGAACAATGGCGTGCCGGAGTACGGTCAGAAAGGCGATCTGCGCCGCGATGAACGTAACCTGATGTGGAACGTGGATCCCTATCTGCAAACCCAGTGGCAACTGACTGACAAACTCTCGCTCGATGCGGGCGTGCGCTACAGTTCGGTGTGGTTCGATTCCAACGATCATTATGTCACGCCAGGCAATGGCGATGACAGCGGTGAGGCCAGCTACCATCAGTGGTTGCCTGCTGGTTCGCTGAAATACGCCTTAACCGAGGCGTGGAACCTCTATCTCGCCGCGGGCCGGGGCTTCGAAACGCCGACCATCAACGAGCTTTCCTACCGCGCAGACGGGCAAAGCGGGATGAACTTTGATCTCAAACCCTCAACCAACGATACGGTGGAAATTGGCAGTAAGACCCGGATCGGTGACGGGTTGCTGACGGCGGCGCTTTTCCAGACCGATACCGACGATGAACTGGTGGTAGATTCCAGCAGCGGCGGACGCACGACCTATAAGAATGCCGGTAAGACGCGTCGCCAGGGGGCGGAGCTCGCCTGGGATCAACGCATTGCCGGAAACTGGCGGTTCAACGCCTCATGGACCTGGCTGGATGCCACTTATCGCAGTAACGTGTGTAACGACCAGAACTGCAGTGGTAACCGAATGCCCGGCATCGCACGCAACATGGGGTTTGCCTCGCTGGGCTACGTGCCTGATGAGGGCTGGTATGCGGGTGCCGATGCGCGCTATATGGGCGATATCATGGCCGACGATGAAAACACCGCCAAAGCGCCGTCTTACACCGTCGTCGGCCTGAATACCGGCTATAAATTTAACCTCAGCAGTCTGACGGTGGACGTGTTTGGTCGTGTCGATAACCTCTTCGACAAAGAGTATGTCGGCTCGGTCATTGTGAATGAGTCGAATGGCCGCTACTACGAACCGGCGCCAGGACGAAACTATGGCGTTGGTGTCAATCTGGCCTGGCGTTTTGAGTAA